A part of Arachis hypogaea cultivar Tifrunner chromosome 12, arahy.Tifrunner.gnm2.J5K5, whole genome shotgun sequence genomic DNA contains:
- the LOC114924839 gene encoding uncharacterized protein — protein sequence MKMCSYAYCSAHVWYHDGDSPLCSPRSRRPLKNPNNTKTKSENQRPASRKASQRVRIAHNEDSVNDTTTDYCETETDLDVDDEHNKYILQQSVRKAFDEMLVPQETEAQVVSQDNNHLNSEGIATSNKVVEDKSGENNINSSISNEETAKEKETCVELGNSISTTKEERKSQKGWSNLKKLILFKRFVKALEEAREFNRRRYRDTPLACDGGVKAERVDLERHITEEEKNAEEWMLDYALQKVIAQPPSTPAKRKKRVALLVEAFETVVPLGRQEVVHRRRSSLSNRARSAK from the coding sequence ATGAAGATGTGTTCATATGCTTACTGCTCTGCTCATGTCTGGTACCACGACGGGGATTCGCCTTTGTGCTCCCCGAGGAGTAGGCGTCCGTTGAAGAACCCAAACAACACCAAAACCAAATCGGAGAATCAACGACCTGCTTCCAGGAAAGCATCTCAGAGAGTCCGAATTGCACACAATGAGGATTCCGTGAACGATACAACAACCGATTATTGCGAAACGGAAACAGATTTAGACGTCGATGATGAACACAACAAGTACATACTTCAGCAGTCAGTGCGAAAAGCATTTGATGAGATGCTTGTGCCGCAAGAAACTGAAGCACAGGTTGTCTCTCAAGATAATAATCACTTAAATTCTGAAGGGATTGCAACCTCGAATAAAGTCGTCGAAGATAAGAGTGGAGAAAATAATATTAACTCATCAATATCCAATGAAGAAACtgctaaagaaaaagaaacttgTGTGGAGTTAGGTAATTCTATTTCCACAACAAAGGAAGAGAGAAAATCACAAAAAGGATGGAGCAATTTGAAAAAGTTAATCCTCTTTAAGAGGTTTGTGAAGGCATTAGAAGAGGCAAGAGAATTCAACCGACGCAGATACAGAGATACACCTTTGGCCTGTGATGGAGGCGTAAAAGCCGAAAGAGTCGATCTAGAAAGACATAtaacagaagaggaaaagaatGCTGAGGAATGGATGCTTGATTATGCACTTCAGAAGGTAATTGCTCAACCTCCTTCTACTCCTGCTAAACGAAAGAAAAGAGTAGCACTTCTTGTAGAAGCTTTTGAAACGGTTGTGCCCTTGGGACGACAAGAAGTTGTGCATCGCCGGCGTTCGTCGCTTTCGAATCGAGCAAGATCAGCTAAATAG
- the LOC112727567 gene encoding triacylglycerol lipase SDP1: MDRISNEATVEVFPIGPATIFGRAIAFRVLMCKSMSHLRHQLLLILVDTFRRVRGFWVPIISSFHPRNPQGLLAMITIVAFLLRRYASVRVTAELAYRRKFWSNMMRAALTYEEWAHAAKMLDKETPRMNEEDLYDVELVSNKLQELRQRRHEGSLRDIIFCMRADLVRNLGNMCNPALHKGRLQVPRLIKEYIDEVSTQLRMVCDSDSEELSLEEKLAFMHETRHAFGRTALLLSGGASLGAFHVGVVKTLVEHKLMPRIIAGSSVGSIICAVVATRSWPELQSFFEDSLHSLQFFDQMGGIFSVVKRVTTLGAVHEIRQLQMMLRHLTSNLTFQEAYDMTGRILGITVCSPRKHEPPRCLNYLTSPNVVIWSAVTASCAFPGLFEAQELMAKDRSGQIVPYHPPFNLGPEEGSSSARRWRDGSLEMDLPMMQLKELFNVNHFIVSQANPHISPLLRMKEFVRAYGGNFAAKLAHLVEMEVKHRCNQILELGFPLGGIAKLFAQEWEGDVTVVMPATLAQYSKIIQNPSYMELQKANNQGRRCTWEKLSAIKANCGIELALDECVVMLNHMRRLKRSAARAAAAVSSQGSGFPPAVKFCGARRIPSWNVIARENSTGSLEDLILGANGPNETSGKNWKSNRSAYDGSDCESECSDSNSWTRTGGPLMRTTSSNLFIDFVQHLEIDIEPSTSMPGRTTPHDFQYHSPRVTTPDRSSSESDQRENGNKVFTNGSSIMVTEGDLLQPERIHNGIVFNVIKKEDLSPSSRSHDSFSNEVAESVQIYCPGKEMDTASTVSDSENGDNETITPDNNSEVDSSADLGKDKTVADR, from the exons ATGGATCGTATAAGTAATGAGGCTACTGTTGAGGTTTTCCCAATTGGCCCTGCGACCATTTTTGGCAGAGCAATTGCATTTAGGGTTCTTATGTGCAAATCTATGTCACATTTGAGGCATCAGCTACTGTTGATATTGGTGGATACCTTCCGAAGGGTTAGGGGATTTTGGGTACCAATTATATCATCATTTCATCCTAGGAACCCTCAGGGGTTATTAGCAATGATCACAATTGTTGCATTCTTGTTGAGACGGTATGCGAGTGTGAGGGTAACGGCCGAGTTGGCCTATAGAAGGAAATTCTGGAGTAATATGATGCGAGCCGCGTTGACTTATGAGGAATGGGCTCATGCAGctaagatgcttgataaagagaCACCAAGGATGAATGAAGAGGACCTGTATGATGTAGAATTGGTGAGCAATAAGCTTCAAGAGCTTCGCCAGCGCCGGCATGAGGGATCTCTAAGGGATATTATATTTTGTATGAGAGCTGATCTTGTTAGAAATCTAGGTAATATGTGTAATCCTGCCCTCCATAAAGGCAGGCTTCAGGTGCCGAGATTGATCAAGGAGTACATTGATGAGGTATCAACTCAGTTGAGAATGGTGTGTGACTCTGATTCGGAGGAGCTTTCATTGGAAGAGAAGCTTGCATTCATGCACGAAACGAGACATGCGTTTGGGAGGACGGCTTTGCTGTTAAGTGGGGGTGCTTCCCTTGGAGCTTTTCATGTTGGTGTTGTTAAAACTCTGGTAGAACATAAACTTATGCCTAGGATAATTGCTGGTTCAAGTGTAGGATCGATTATATGCGCTGTTGTTGCCACTAGATCTTGGCCTGAGCTTCAAAGCTTTTTTGAGGATTCGTTACACTCATTGCAATTTTTCGATCAAATGGGTGGGATTTTTAGTGTTGTGAAGAGGGTCACAACATTAGGTGCAGTTCATGAGATCAGACAGTTGCAAATGATGTTGAGGCATCTAACCAGCAATCTTACATTTCAAGAAGCTTATGACATGACGGGTCGGATTCTTGGAATTACTGTTTGCTCTCCAAGAAAGCATGAGCCACCTAGATGCCTTAACTACTTGACTTCACCTAATGTTGTTATATGGAGTGCAGTCACTGCTTCTTGTGCCTTTCCTGGGCTTTTCGAGGCACAGGAATTGATGGCGAAGGATAGAAGTGGACAGATTGTACCTTACCATCCTCCATTTAATCTGGGTCCTGAAGAGGGATCATCATCAGCACGGCGATGGAGGGATGGTAGCTTGGAGATGGATTTGCCAATGATGCAGTTGAAAGAGCTGTTCAATGTCAATCATTTTATAGTTAGTCAGGCCAATCCTCATATTTCACcattgttgaggatgaaagagtTTGTGCGAGCTTACGGAGGCAACTTCGCTGCCAAG CTTGCTCATCTTGTGGAGATGGAGGTGAAACATAGATGTAATCAGATACTTGAACTCGGATTTCCCTTAGGTGGAATTGCCAAGCTGTTTGCTCAAGAGTGGGAGGGTGATGTAACTGTTGTTATGCCTGCAACTCTTGCTCAG TACTCGAAAATTATACAGAATCCTTCATATATGGAACTTCAAAAGGCAAACAACCAAGGGAGAAGATGCACCTGGGAGAAGCTTTCGGCCATAAAAGCTAATTGTGGAATTGAGCTTGCTCTTGATGAGTGTGTTGTAATGCTCAATCATATGAGAAGACTCAAACGAAGTGCTGCAAGAGCGGCGGCTGCTGTTTCTTCTCAAGGTTCTGGTTTTCCCCCAGCTGTCAAGTTCTGTGGTGCAAGAAGAATTCCTTCATGGAATGTTATTGCACGAGAAAATTCAACAGGATCCCTTGAAGATCTTATTCTAGGTGCTAACGGTCCCAATGAAACCTCCGGtaaaaattggaagtccaaccgTAGCGCATATGATGGAAGTGACTGCGAATCTGAATGTAGTGACTCAAATTCTTGGACAAGAACTGGGGGGCCTTTAATGAGAACTACTTCGTCCAATCTGTTCATTGACTTCGTCCAGCACTTAGAAATCGATATTGAACCTAGTACAAGCATGCCGGGTCGTACTACGCCTCACGATTTTCAATATCACAGTCCCAGGGTGACAACACCGGATAGGAGCTCCTCAGAATCTGACCAGAGGGAAAACGGCAACAAGGTTTTCACGAATGGATCTAGCATAATGGTAACTGAAGGCGATCTTTTGCAGCCTGAAAGGATCCATAATGGGATTGTGTTCAATGTTATCAAGAAAGAAGACTTGTCACCTTCAAGTAGGAGTCATGATAGTTTTAGCAATGAAGTCGCCGAGTCTGTCCAAATTTATTGTCCAGGGAAGGAGATGGACACTGCTAGCACAGTTTCTGATTCCGAAAATGGCGACAATGAAACAATTACCCCAGACAACAACTCCGAAGTTGATTCCAGTGCCGATTTGGGTAAGGATAAAACCGTTGCTGACCGTTAA